In a single window of the Nicotiana tomentosiformis chromosome 8, ASM39032v3, whole genome shotgun sequence genome:
- the LOC138897810 gene encoding uncharacterized protein — translation MSIVENVPFRVVDEIPLGLHMLWNDMGEVSKRYVTKALGGLTGLLKIKPRVDIIKALILFWDPTHNVFDFSDFELTPLLEEMAGYVGLDGNLSHRYPVAPRPVTPHKFLDLLSISRQVKDGNLANRFCTFHFLYSRYGDPRGFEASDTGLSHQGNKNKWEARRGLAVVVAFLGTLICPRSDEHIELGLAGMADFMVKKANGTLILMILAEIYRSLTACRAGTKFFEGCNLLLQMWLVEHLCHRLRYMNYSLTGLDCIEEYGNMVNGHELPEGTEAWFVYLGSFTANRIEWTFSWLTVNKVIYMSAGVCFLLLMGLRSIQPYAPHRVLRQLGRYQTVPYDEDLSPEVIELCPKAAFPEEKVRQI, via the coding sequence ATGAGCATCGTTGAGAATGTACCTTTTCGGGTTGTAGATGAGATTCCACTGGGACTCCATATGTTGTGGAATGACATGGGGGAGGTCAGCAAACGTTATGTGACAAAGGCTTTAGGTGGGCTCACCGGGCTTCTGAAAATTAAACCAAGGGTTGATATAATTAAAGCTTTGATACTATTTTGGGACCCGACGCACAATGTTTTCGACTTCTCTGATTTTGAGTTGACCCCTTTGCTAGAGGAGATGGCAGGTTATGTTGGTCTTGACGGGAATCTCAGTCACCGATATCCCGTAGCACCAAGACCTGTAACccctcataagtttttggacctTCTGAGCATTAGCCGGCAGGTTAAAGATGGAAATTTGGCCAACAGATTTTGCACATTCCACTTCTTATATAGCCGCTATGGGGATCCCCGAGGATTTGAGGCTTCAGACACTGGTTTGAGTCATCAGGGAAATAAAAACAAATGGGAAGCACGCAGAGGTTTAGCCGTCGTAGTTGCATTTTTAGGCactctgatatgcccaaggagtgaCGAACATATAGAGCTGGGACTTGCAGGAATGGCCGACTTTATGGTCAAAAAGGCCAACGGCACTCTTATATTGATGATTCTCGCAGAAATCTATCGATCTCTAACCGCCTGCCGAGCTGGGACAAAGTTCTTTGAGGGTTGCAACTTGCTTTTACAAATGTGGCTAGTAGAACATCTTTGCCATCGCCTGAGGTACATGAACTATAGTCTGACCGGACTCGATTGCATTGAAGAATACGGAAACATGGTAAACGGTCATGAGTTACCGGAGGGTACTGAGGCTTGGTTCGTGTATTTGGGTTCTTTTACCGCAAATCGAATTGAGTGGACTTTTAGTTGGCTCACAGTCAACAAGGTTATTTACATGTCTGCCGgagtgtgctttcttttattgatGGGACTTCGGAGTATTCAGCCATATGCTCCGCATCGGGTCCTACGTCAATTGGGAAGATACCAAACAGTCCCTTATGATGAAGATTTGAGTCCAGAGGTTATTGAACTATGCCCAAAAGCTGCATTTCCAGAAGAAAAGGTTCGCCAGATTTAG
- the LOC117279197 gene encoding uncharacterized protein — MDPLKYIFQKPMPTGRLAKWQIPLTEFDIVYVTRTSMKAQALVDHLAENPVDDEYQPLSTYFPDEEVNSVEVILEDTNAWKMFFDGAVNAKGVGIGAILVSPTGQHYLSTAQLRYYPRVHYELADALATLASMLPYPGNVHINPLEIQIQERHDYCNTIEIEPDVQPWYHDIKRFLKTKKYTEQASGDQKRTIRRLASCFFLSGEILYKRTPDLNLLRCVDALEAEKIMNEVHSGVCGTHMNGYVLPKKILRAGYYWIIMEKDCFNFVRKCHQFQIHGDLIHASPSKLHPMLAPWPFVAWGMDVMGPIKPKASNRHKFILVAIDYFTKWVEAVTFKTVTKKAVVDLVHSNIICRFGISKTIITDNAANLNSHLMREVCEQFKITHRNSTPYRPKVNGVVEAANKNIKKILRKIIQSSRQWHEKLPFALLGYRTTVRTSVGTTPYLLVYGTEAVIPAEVEIPSLRIIVEAEIEDDEWVKAQLEKLTMIDEKRMAVVCHGQLYQQRMARAYNKKVRPRKFKVGQLVLRRILPHHEEEKGKFAPNWKGPYIIRKLLPKGVLYLGDIQGNDPETAVNADAVKRKQVQSKSNLARSMCNQNEIAQRLETVLQQLLQKGSLGKYVVLRPPSGEEETSAPVPKLAKDNKIKRDSTSEDPKHKTRIAHKPRKNTIHLTEESIRRLRDEDEEEEE, encoded by the exons atggatcctctgaagtacatatTCCAGAAACCAATGCCCACGGGaaggttagcaaaatggcaaatcccgCTCACTGAGTTTGACATTGTCTATGTCACCCGTACATCGATGAAAGCTCAAGCCTTGGTGGATCATTTAGCTGAGaacccggttgatgatgaatACCAACCCCTAAGTACTTACTTTCCAGACGAGGAAGTAAATTCAGTTGAAGTAATTCTAGAAGACACCAATGCttggaaaatgttctttgatggagctgtaaaTGCAAAAGGTGTCGGGATTGGGGCAATTTTGGTTTCGCCCACCGGTCAGCACTATCTGTCCACAGCCCAGCTTCG GTATTATCCTCGAGTCCACTACGAGTTAGCTGATGCATTAGCTACTTTGGCCTCAATGCTGCCGTATCCGGGCAATGTCCATATTAACCCGCTGGAAATACAAATTCAAGAAAGGCATGATTATTGTAATACAATTGAAATAGAACCAGATGTtcaaccatggtatcatgatatcaaaaggtttttgaaaacaaagaaatataccGAGCAGGCTAGTGGAGACCAAAAGAGAACCATTAGAAGGCTTGCCAGTTGTTTCTTCTTGAGCGGAGAAATCTTGTACAAAAGAACTCCAGATCTGAATCTTTTGAGGTGTGTAGATGCCCTAGAAGCTGAAAAGATCATGAACGAAGTGCATTCGGGAGTATGTGGAACTCACATGAACGGATATGTCCTTccaaagaaaatccttcgggcaggttattactggataatcatggaaaaggatTGCttcaattttgtccgaaaatgtCATCAGTTTCAGATACACGGTGACCTGATTCATGCATCGCCTTCAAAGTTGCATCCTATGCTAGCACCTTGGCCGTTCGTTGcctggggtatggatgtcatggGGCCAATCAAGCCGAAAGCTTCAAATAGGCACAAATTCATCTTAgttgccattgattatttcacaaagtgggttgaagcagtcaCTTTCAAAACCGTCACCAAGAAAGCGGTGGTGGACTTGGTGCATTCCAATATTATTTGTCGTTTTGGTATTTCTAAAACTATCATTACAGACAATGCTGCAAATCTGAATAGCCACTTGATGAGggaggtatgtgaacaatttaaGATTACGCATCGTAATTCTACCCCTTATCGGCCCAAAGTTAATGGCGTTGTTGAAgctgcaaacaagaatatcaagaagatccTAAGGAAAATAATTCAAAGTTCTAGACAGTGGCATGAAAAGCTGCCTTTCGCATTATTGGGATATCGCACAACCGTGCGCACATCAGTTGGGACTACGccttacttattggtttatggcactgaagccgtaatacctgcagaagttgaaattccctctcttcgaatcattgttgaagccgagatcgaggatgatgaatgggTCAAAGCTCAGTTGGAAAAAttaactatgattgatgaaaagagAATGGCCGtagtttgccacgggcagttgtaccaacaaagaatggcccgtgcctacaaTAAGAAAGTACGGCCCAGGAAATTCAaagtggggcaactcgttctgagacgTATTCTCCCACATCATgaggaagaaaaaggaaaatttgctccaaattggaaaggtccatacattataaGAAAACTGTTGCCGAAAGGAGTGTTGTACTTGGGAGACATTCAAGGAAATGACCCCGAAACAGCTGTcaatgcagatgcggtcaagag gaaacaggtgcaatccaaaagcaaccttgcaagaagcatgTGCAACCAAAATGAAATTGCGCAAAGGCTAGAAACAGTTTTGCAGCAACTACTCCAAAAGGGAA GCTTGGGCAAATATGTGGTTTTGAGGCCCCCGTCTGGCGAGGAAGAGACTTCGGCCCCGGTTCCGAAACTGGCGAAGGACAACAAGATAAAAAGGGATTCTACTTCCGAGGATCCAAAACATAAGACAAGGATAGCTcataagccgaggaagaataccatccatTTGACTGAAGAATCAAttcggcgtctaagggatgaagatgaagaagaagaagaataa
- the LOC138897809 gene encoding uncharacterized protein — translation MPKFKKYDGHGDPITHLKRYCNQLRGAGGKEELLMAYFRESLTGIASEWYIDLDISYWHIWDDLARDFVRQFQYNVDIAPDRNSLTNFKKKTAERFRKYAIKWREQVARLKPPMDGTEMFNVFLQAQEGDYFQNMMSTMGKPFAEAIKIGEMVENGLKTGRIISQSALRASSQTIQNGLGGLANLKKREEGAMMASVQMGLLQLVPPNRQNPKSPSYRPGTRCAYHSGAEGHDMEDCWTLKRAVENLIEQKRVVLRDEEVPNVTNNPLPAHNNGPVIGMICDDKEFYPALKAIIAIADSEARPKAAAKQARNEKKITPTPQVAEKAVEKNTGAAPAKDAILYVPRAPRKEQLILNTPNRFEQRKVTLNMPKLYVPKRTYVARVLVISPRGKGIMGEVNEMNQPRKYHNPEEQKMLKLSKDKQFPPKKPVSAEEAEEFFRKMKTSEYEIIDQLRKTPSQVPDMDTSYNFLLGRPWIHAAGAVPSTLHQMVKFEHENQEIVVHGEDEQSIYRDPSVPCLEAREESEHIVYQAFEIVVADQCEEGAPFPQTCLSNASVMVATEMIKHGYKPGKGLRTSCPDPKMLSNCEILNQDPEYDEDEAFREINRELEQFENKPKPNLNETELVNLGSPEEVRETMISIHADERTRDALNQLLFEFKDVFAWSYDDMPGLSVDLSFVDCYIGYRQVVMDEDYAEKTFFTTPRGTYYYRVMPFSLKNAGATYMSAMAAIFHDMMHQYDLKLNLAKCAFGVPSGKLLGFIVSRRGIELDPTKIKSIRDLSPPITKKEVMSLLGRLNYISRFIAQLNTTCESIFKLLKKDAAIKWTYECQEAFDKIKEYLSNLLVLVPPEPGRPLFLYVTVLENSFGCVLG, via the exons ATGCCAAAATTCAAAAAGTACGATGGGCATGGAGACCCGATCACTCATTTGAAAAGATATTGCAATCAGTTGAGAGgggcaggtggaaaagaagaacttTTGATGGCCTATTTCAGGGAGAGCTTGACGGGAATTGCGTCAGAATGGTACATAGACCTGGACATCTCCTATTGGCATATATGGGATGACTTGGCCCGAGATTTTGTCAGGCAATTTCAATACAATGTTGATATAGCCCCAGATAGGAATTCTCTGACCAATTTCAAGAAGAAAACTGCGGAAAGATTTCGTAAATATGCTATCAAGTGGCGTGAGCAAGTAGCCAGATTGAAACCTCCTATGGATGGGACAGAAATGTTCAATGTTTTCTTGCAAGCCCAAGAGGgcgattactttcagaacatgatgtctacCATGGGCAAACCTTTTGCAGAGGCTATAAAAATCGgagaaatggtagaaaatggcCTGAAAACTGGCCGAATCATAAGTCAATCTGCTTTGAGAGCCAGCTCCCAAACCATCCAGAACGGCTTGGGAGGTTTAGCAAATCTAAAGAAGAGGGAAgaaggagccatgatggcttcag TCCAGATGGGTCTATTGCAACTTGTGCCTCCAAATCGGCAAAATCCGAAATCTCCATCATACCGGCCCGGTACCAGGTGTGCCTATCATTCAGGGGCAGAAGGTCATGATATGGAGGATTGTTGGACTCTCAAGAGGGCCGTTGAGAATTTGATAGAACAAAAACGAGTGGTGCTGAGGGACGAGGAAGTCCCTAATGTGACTAATAATCCATTACCGGCTCACAACAACGGGCCAGTCattggaatgatttgtgatgataaAGAGTTTTATCCAGCTTTGAAAGCTATCATCGCCATTGCCGATTCAGAGGCAAGACCTAAAGCGGCGGCGAAACAAGCCAGAAATGAGAAGAAAATCACTCCAACTCCTCAAGTTGCAGAAAAAGCTGTGGAAAAAAATACTGGGGCAGCACCTGCTAAGGACGCAATTCTCTATGTTCCTAGGGCCCCAAGGAAAGAACAACTCATATTGAACACTCCCAACAGATTTGAGCAGAGGAAAGTCACGCTAAATATGCCAAAGTTGTATGTGCCAAAAAGGACTTATGTGGCGCGGGTGCTGGTAATTTCACCAAG GGGGAAAGGGATTATGGGAGAGGTGAATGAAATGAACCAACCTAGGAAGTACCACAACCCAGAAGAGCAAAAAATGTTAAAACTGAGCAAGGATAAACAGTTTCCGCCTAAGAAGCCTGTGAGCGCTGAGGAAGCAGAAGAGTTTTTTCGAAAAATGAAAACTTCGGAATATGAAATAATTGACCAGCTCAGGAAGACTCCTTCCCAG GTTCCTGACATGGATACTTCATATAATTTTCtcctaggaagaccatggattcacgcTGCAGGAGCTGTGCCCTCCACTCttcatcaaatggtcaaatttgaacatgaaaaccaAGAAATTGTTGTCCACGGGGAGGATGAACAATCCATTTACAGGGACCCTTCAGTCCCATGCCTCGAAGCTAGAGAAGAAAGTGAGCACATTGTCTACCAAGCCTTCGAAATTGTGGTCGCCGACCAATGCGAAGAAGGGGCCCCGTTCCCTCAAACTTGCTTATCTAATGCCTCGGTCATGGTCGCCACTGAAATGATTAAACATGGGTACAAGCCCGGAAAGGGGCTCAGG acttcatgcccagatcctaaaatgttGTCTAACTGTGAAATATTGAATCAAGAtccagaatatgatgaagatgaggcttttagggaaataaatcgagaattggaacaatttgagaataagcctaagccaaacttaaatgaaaccgagctagttaatttgggcagtccaGAAGAGGTCCGAGAAACCATGATAAGCATTCACGCCGATGAAAGAACTAGGGATGCATTGAACCaacttttgtttgaattcaaggatgtgtttgcatggtcctatgatgatatgccagGTTTGAGCGTTGATTTG TCTTTCGTGGATTGTTATATTGGGTACCGCCAGGTTGTGATGGATGAGGACTACGCAGAAAAGACATTTTTCACCACGCCGCGGGGCACTTATTATTACAGAGTCATGCCATTCAGTTTGAAAAATgccggggcaacttacatgagtgCTATGGCTGccatcttccatgacatgatgcacca GTATGACTTGAAATTGAATCTAGccaaatgtgcattcggagttccatctgggaaacttctGGGGTTTATAGTTAGTCGGAGGGGTATTGAGTTAGATCCGACAAAGATAAAGTCTATTCGGGATTTGTCACCTCCAATAACTAAGAAAGAGGTCATGAGTCTGCTAgggagattgaattacatcagcaggttcattgctcagcttaaTACCACATGTGAGTCCATATTTAAGTTGCTGAAGAAAGATGCAGCGATCAAATGGACATATGAATGTCAAGAggcttttgataagatcaaagaatatCTGTCAAATCTGCTAGTGTTGGTTCCACCCGAGCCAGgaagacctttgttcttgtatGTGACAGTCTTGGAAAATTCCTTTGGCTGTGTCCTGGGGTAA